One window from the genome of Echinicola vietnamensis DSM 17526 encodes:
- the atpG gene encoding ATP synthase F1 subunit gamma gives MANLKEVKERINSVVSTQQITKAMKMVAAAKLRRAQDKIIQMRPYSQKLTAILNNVSAGIEGGSDLVYAEKREVNSVLIVPVTSDKGLCGAFNTNIIKAASAAISTEYAGKDITVLPLGKKAYDIFKKREVKLVDDYYQVFTDLSFDKVREVAEYAMDEFEKGTYDKVILVYNEFKNVATQVVRNEQFLPMEQEETEAPSSATNVDYIMEPSREYIMQELVPTSLKIQFYKAVLESNASEHGARMTAMDKATENAGELLKDLRLMYNRTRQAAITNEILEIVAGAEALGGE, from the coding sequence ATGGCTAACTTAAAGGAAGTAAAAGAAAGGATCAATTCCGTAGTTTCTACACAGCAAATTACCAAGGCCATGAAAATGGTGGCTGCTGCGAAACTTAGGAGAGCTCAGGATAAGATCATCCAAATGCGTCCTTATTCTCAGAAATTAACTGCCATTCTTAACAACGTTTCTGCAGGAATTGAAGGAGGCAGCGATTTGGTATATGCTGAAAAGAGAGAGGTCAATAGCGTATTGATCGTTCCCGTTACTTCAGATAAGGGACTTTGTGGTGCCTTCAATACCAATATCATCAAGGCAGCATCTGCGGCCATCAGTACGGAGTATGCTGGAAAAGACATCACCGTACTTCCTTTGGGCAAAAAGGCATACGATATTTTCAAAAAGAGGGAAGTGAAATTGGTAGACGATTACTATCAAGTGTTTACCGATCTTTCTTTTGACAAAGTAAGAGAGGTGGCAGAATATGCCATGGACGAATTTGAAAAAGGCACTTATGATAAAGTCATTTTGGTGTACAATGAATTCAAAAACGTCGCTACCCAGGTGGTTAGGAACGAGCAGTTCTTGCCGATGGAGCAGGAAGAAACCGAAGCACCTTCTTCTGCTACTAATGTGGATTATATCATGGAGCCTTCCCGAGAGTACATCATGCAGGAATTGGTGCCTACTTCCCTGAAAATCCAGTTTTATAAAGCTGTATTGGAAAGTAACGCGTCTGAGCACGGTGCACGAATGACGGCCATGGATAAAGCCACTGAAAATGCAGGGGAATTGCTGAAGGATCTACGTTTGATGTACAATAGAACTCGTCAAGCTGCCATTACTAATGAAATTCTTGAAATTGTGGCCGGTGCAGAAGCACTTGGAGGCGAATAA
- a CDS encoding AtpZ/AtpI family protein, with protein sequence MKNPNPKKKSPQGEYPEYVKYIGLAFQMCAIIGLGTWLGWIIQESSQMKFPVWLLLCCFVSIGIAFYSLFVSMKK encoded by the coding sequence ATGAAAAATCCAAATCCGAAAAAGAAGTCGCCGCAGGGTGAATATCCTGAATATGTAAAATACATAGGCCTGGCTTTTCAGATGTGTGCCATTATCGGGCTGGGAACTTGGCTGGGGTGGATCATCCAGGAAAGCAGCCAGATGAAATTCCCGGTATGGCTGCTTTTATGTTGCTTTGTGTCCATCGGTATTGCCTTTTATAGCTTGTTTGTGTCGATGAAGAAGTAG
- a CDS encoding M23 family metallopeptidase, translating to MGLQQRIKNWIENKYLFVIRREEDFSVITSLSINKIKVGLILVFTLLVFFMISLILSRTLLASWFDPAYQESENMKKIYSLSQTVDSLLVEVEAKDRYLHNIQQIISGEAATDSSKQVNPVAGGDDPVRIPTSEDLYKKGAATQEIIDEFEAMPPDEGSFQQLNSSSFTETFFFSPIKGVVSARFDLSKDHLGVDLVSAENEPVKSVADGSVILASWTLETGYVIAVQHSNELISIYKHNSVLLKSVGEPVTGGEVISVVGNTGEQTTGQHLHLELWYKGNPLDPQEFITFD from the coding sequence TTGGGATTACAACAACGGATAAAAAACTGGATAGAAAATAAATACCTTTTCGTCATTAGGAGAGAGGAAGATTTCTCTGTCATCACTTCCTTAAGTATTAACAAAATCAAAGTGGGCCTTATTTTAGTGTTTACTTTGTTGGTTTTTTTCATGATTTCACTCATATTATCTCGGACGCTGCTGGCCAGTTGGTTTGACCCTGCTTATCAGGAATCCGAAAACATGAAGAAAATATATTCCCTGTCCCAGACCGTGGACAGTTTGTTGGTGGAAGTAGAAGCAAAAGATCGTTACTTGCATAATATTCAGCAGATAATTTCGGGAGAGGCTGCAACAGATTCTTCCAAGCAAGTCAATCCTGTGGCAGGAGGTGATGATCCAGTACGCATTCCGACGAGTGAAGACTTATACAAAAAGGGCGCCGCTACGCAAGAGATCATCGATGAATTTGAGGCGATGCCACCAGATGAAGGCAGTTTTCAGCAGCTTAACAGCAGTTCGTTTACGGAGACCTTTTTCTTCTCGCCCATAAAAGGTGTGGTATCGGCAAGGTTTGATTTGTCCAAGGACCATTTGGGGGTGGATTTGGTGTCAGCTGAAAACGAACCGGTGAAATCTGTCGCCGATGGATCAGTGATCTTGGCCAGTTGGACCTTGGAGACAGGGTATGTCATAGCAGTGCAGCACTCCAACGAGCTGATTTCTATTTACAAGCATAATTCTGTATTATTGAAATCCGTTGGAGAACCGGTGACTGGTGGCGAAGTCATATCGGTGGTAGGGAATACTGGTGAACAAACCACTGGTCAGCATCTTCACCTCGAATTATGGTATAAAGGGAATCCTCTGGACCCACAAGAATTTATAACCTTCGATTAG
- the atpB gene encoding F0F1 ATP synthase subunit A, protein MLRKILCLSTLMSVFLLTLSTTAFASSDAEGESENKTGFIMHHIKDSHEWHFATFGHTHVTLPLPVIIYSGDRGLEFYMSSDFQDHETHAFGVEHNGYYINEHDKLHAVDESRSFVDLSITKNVAMLILVLLVIFWAILSTAKNYKRNPHGAPKGIASIIEPLVLFVRDEVAKPNIGPKYRKFTPYLLTIFFFILVGNLMGLVPGAANLTGNIAVTMTLAVFTWFATNLNGNKDYWKHVVATPGVPLPLLIVIVPVEIIGLFTKPFALMVRLFVAITAGHIVILSFIGLIFVFESYAVGVASTVMVVFINLIELLVAAIQAYVFTLFSAMYIGQAVAEHDHH, encoded by the coding sequence ATGCTTCGTAAGATTCTGTGCTTAAGCACCTTGATGTCAGTGTTTTTACTGACGCTCTCGACTACAGCTTTTGCTTCATCTGATGCGGAAGGTGAAAGTGAAAACAAGACGGGATTCATCATGCACCACATAAAGGATTCGCATGAATGGCATTTCGCTACTTTTGGGCATACCCATGTGACCCTTCCGCTGCCGGTAATTATCTATTCCGGTGATAGAGGGTTGGAGTTTTATATGTCCAGCGATTTTCAAGATCACGAGACGCACGCTTTTGGTGTGGAGCACAACGGTTATTACATTAACGAGCACGATAAGCTTCACGCAGTAGATGAGTCCAGGTCATTTGTGGATCTTTCCATCACGAAGAACGTGGCGATGCTGATCCTTGTTTTATTGGTGATCTTTTGGGCAATACTTTCTACGGCCAAAAACTACAAACGAAATCCCCATGGAGCGCCTAAAGGTATCGCATCCATCATCGAGCCGCTGGTGTTGTTTGTGCGGGATGAGGTGGCCAAGCCAAACATTGGCCCGAAATACAGAAAATTTACACCTTATTTATTGACCATATTTTTCTTCATCTTGGTAGGTAACCTGATGGGGCTGGTTCCTGGTGCTGCTAACCTTACCGGTAATATTGCAGTGACGATGACGCTGGCCGTATTTACATGGTTTGCCACCAACCTTAACGGAAACAAAGACTACTGGAAGCACGTGGTGGCTACGCCAGGTGTGCCGCTTCCGTTACTTATTGTTATTGTGCCGGTAGAAATTATCGGTTTGTTTACTAAGCCATTTGCTTTGATGGTGCGACTATTTGTCGCCATTACGGCCGGTCACATTGTAATCCTCAGCTTTATCGGTTTGATTTTCGTATTTGAATCGTATGCTGTAGGGGTAGCCAGTACGGTAATGGTAGTGTTTATCAACTTGATTGAATTGTTGGTGGCTGCCATTCAAGCGTATGTATTTACGTTGTTCTCTGCGATGTACATTGGACAGGCAGTAGCAGAGCACGATCATCACTAG
- a CDS encoding F0F1 ATP synthase subunit B, protein MDLIIPGSGLIIWQIIGFGILLIILGKFAWKPILSALDERETAIEGALKAAENARNEMANLKAENEKLLQEARLERDQILKSANETSAKMIEEAKAEASKAGAKMIEDAKAVIETEKKAALSEVKNQVGMLALEVTEKLLRKNLEGDEAQKELVEEFVKDLKLN, encoded by the coding sequence ATGGATCTTATAATTCCTGGTTCTGGACTAATCATTTGGCAAATTATCGGTTTTGGGATTTTATTGATTATCCTGGGCAAATTTGCTTGGAAACCCATTCTTTCTGCACTTGACGAGCGTGAAACCGCTATCGAAGGTGCCCTAAAGGCTGCTGAGAATGCAAGAAACGAAATGGCTAACCTCAAGGCAGAAAATGAAAAGCTGCTTCAAGAGGCACGACTTGAGCGTGATCAGATTCTGAAATCAGCCAATGAGACATCAGCAAAGATGATCGAAGAGGCTAAAGCGGAAGCGTCCAAAGCGGGTGCCAAAATGATTGAAGATGCCAAAGCGGTAATTGAAACAGAGAAAAAGGCAGCATTGTCAGAGGTGAAAAACCAAGTGGGAATGCTTGCACTGGAAGTAACAGAGAAATTGTTGCGCAAGAACCTAGAGGGTGACGAAGCGCAGAAAGAATTGGTAGAGGAGTTTGTTAAGGATCTTAAGTTAAATTAA
- the lipA gene encoding lipoyl synthase codes for MIELPVISEESKKRKKPDWLRVKLPVGKEYAKVRKLVDEHKLHTICESGNCPNMGECWGAGTATFMILGNVCTRSCSFCAVATGRPPEYDTDEPRRVAEAIKLMGVKHAVLTSVNRDELKDRGAEIWYQTVIETKKLSPETTIETLIPDVKSNWDALYRMIDGGQEVVSHNMETVESLYRRVRPQAKYWRSLEQIKLTKEYGKRTKTGIMLGLGETKEQVYKAMDDLVEHGCDILTLGQYLQPTKMHIEVAEFIHPDLFDHYREEGLKRGLKYVESGPLVRSSYHAERHVNV; via the coding sequence ATGATAGAACTACCCGTAATATCCGAAGAATCCAAAAAGCGGAAAAAGCCCGACTGGTTAAGAGTAAAGCTCCCCGTTGGAAAAGAATATGCCAAAGTCAGGAAATTAGTCGACGAACATAAACTCCACACCATTTGTGAAAGCGGCAACTGTCCCAACATGGGCGAATGCTGGGGTGCCGGCACAGCAACTTTCATGATCCTAGGCAATGTATGTACACGTTCCTGCTCATTCTGTGCCGTAGCCACCGGAAGACCTCCAGAATACGATACCGATGAGCCTCGAAGAGTAGCAGAGGCCATTAAGTTAATGGGGGTAAAACACGCCGTACTTACTTCTGTCAACCGTGATGAGCTCAAAGATAGGGGTGCAGAAATTTGGTACCAAACGGTCATCGAGACCAAAAAGCTATCACCAGAAACGACCATTGAAACGCTTATTCCAGACGTAAAATCCAATTGGGACGCGCTGTACCGTATGATTGATGGCGGTCAGGAAGTGGTTTCCCATAATATGGAAACCGTCGAAAGCCTTTACAGAAGGGTTCGCCCCCAAGCCAAATACTGGCGATCACTGGAGCAGATCAAGCTTACAAAAGAATATGGTAAAAGAACCAAAACAGGCATCATGCTGGGTCTTGGTGAAACCAAAGAGCAAGTCTACAAGGCCATGGATGACCTGGTCGAGCATGGCTGTGATATCCTGACGCTTGGACAATACCTCCAACCAACAAAAATGCACATCGAGGTGGCTGAATTCATCCATCCTGACCTTTTTGACCATTACCGTGAAGAAGGATTAAAAAGAGGCCTTAAGTATGTCGAGTCAGGACCTTTGGTAAGGTCTTCCTATCATGCCGAACGTCATGTAAACGTATAA
- a CDS encoding bactofilin family protein, giving the protein MFNKGEEKKSVAEMVNSSNVIAKETSIKGDIITQGNIRIEGKVDGTLSSKTKIVIGESAKLIGNIDTKEAEIAGNVEGEVRCSDILFLKKTAVINGNIFTKKLVIENGAVFNGACSMTDHAAKQTKSESNTVSLKNEKSKSEKEVAAG; this is encoded by the coding sequence ATGTTTAACAAGGGAGAAGAAAAAAAATCAGTAGCGGAGATGGTAAACTCCAGTAATGTCATTGCAAAAGAAACTTCTATCAAGGGTGATATCATCACGCAGGGAAATATCCGGATAGAAGGCAAAGTAGACGGAACCTTAAGTTCCAAGACGAAAATCGTTATCGGTGAGTCAGCAAAGTTGATCGGCAATATTGACACCAAAGAAGCCGAGATCGCTGGTAATGTAGAAGGAGAGGTGAGGTGTTCAGATATTCTTTTTCTCAAAAAGACCGCTGTCATTAACGGCAATATTTTCACCAAAAAGCTGGTGATCGAAAATGGTGCTGTTTTCAATGGAGCATGCAGCATGACCGATCATGCGGCAAAGCAGACTAAAAGTGAATCGAATACGGTCTCTCTAAAAAATGAAAAATCCAAATCCGAAAAAGAAGTCGCCGCAGGGTGA
- the atpE gene encoding ATP synthase F0 subunit C encodes MLTSLLLSAGLALLGAGIGAGIVAIGAGLGIGRIGGQAMEGIARQPEAAGKIQTAMLIIAALIEVVSLFAVVVCLLIALNENITF; translated from the coding sequence ATGTTAACTTCATTATTGTTGTCTGCTGGCCTAGCACTTTTGGGTGCAGGTATCGGTGCTGGTATTGTAGCGATAGGCGCAGGACTTGGTATCGGTAGAATCGGTGGTCAGGCTATGGAAGGTATCGCAAGACAACCTGAAGCAGCTGGTAAAATCCAAACTGCTATGTTGATCATTGCTGCCCTTATTGAAGTGGTATCTCTGTTTGCAGTGGTAGTATGTCTACTTATTGCGCTTAACGAGAACATCACTTTCTAA
- the atpH gene encoding ATP synthase F1 subunit delta: protein MSVKRVASRYAKSLMELADERGILKEVQQDMQSLLEVAGSNRDFALMLRSPIVKPDVKAKVIKKIFSGTAQELTLSFYDIISRKHREDIIADIAKAFLELYNQRQGIQVAQVTTTFPMTEDLRKVFADVVKDVSGKPKVELVEKVDQNIIGGFVLKVNDRQLDESMNSKLKALRLQFSDNHYEKQI from the coding sequence ATGTCAGTTAAAAGAGTCGCTTCGAGGTATGCCAAGTCTTTAATGGAATTGGCAGATGAAAGAGGTATACTGAAGGAAGTACAGCAGGACATGCAGTCGTTGCTCGAGGTAGCAGGTTCCAATAGGGATTTTGCCTTGATGCTCAGAAGCCCTATTGTAAAGCCTGATGTGAAAGCCAAAGTGATCAAAAAGATATTTTCCGGAACAGCTCAGGAGCTGACCTTGTCTTTCTATGATATCATTTCACGCAAGCATCGGGAAGATATCATTGCTGATATTGCTAAAGCATTTCTAGAGCTTTATAACCAACGCCAAGGCATCCAAGTGGCCCAGGTGACCACTACGTTCCCGATGACTGAGGACCTCAGAAAGGTGTTTGCAGATGTCGTAAAGGATGTTTCTGGAAAACCTAAGGTGGAGTTGGTAGAAAAGGTAGATCAAAACATCATCGGTGGATTCGTCTTGAAAGTGAACGACCGCCAGCTGGACGAGTCGATGAACAGCAAGTTGAAGGCATTGAGATTACAGTTCTCGGATAATCATTACGAGAAACAGATTTAA
- the atpA gene encoding F0F1 ATP synthase subunit alpha — MAEVRPDEVSAILREQLSGAKTEAELEEVGTVLQVGDGVARIYGLSQAQSGELLEFENGLKAMVLNLEEDNVGAVLFGDSKEVKEGDTVKRTKQIASIKAGEGMLGRVVDTLGQPIDGKGPIEGDLYDMPLERKAPGVIYRQPVNEPLQTGIKSIDAMIPIGRGQRELIIGDRQTGKTAVAIDTILNQKEFYDKGEPVFCIYVAIGQKASTVAGVVAALEKGGALPYTVVVSAAASEPAPMQFFAPFTGAAIGEFFRDTGRPALVVYDDLSKQAVAYREVSLLLRRPPGREAYPGDVFYLHSRLLERAAKINSSDTIAKEMNDLPESLKPLVKGGGSLTALPIIETQAGDVSAYIPTNVISITDGQIFLETNLFNSGIRPAINVGISVSRVGGSAQIKSMKKVSGTLKLDQAQFRELEAFAKFGSDLDATTKRTIERGRRNQEILKQAQYSPVKVELQAAIIYASTKGLMDSVPVERAREFEKEFYTLLTSQYQEAITALAKGDLDTAGKLLEKAAKELTPKYAK, encoded by the coding sequence ATGGCAGAAGTAAGACCTGATGAAGTTTCGGCGATCTTGAGAGAGCAGCTCTCAGGCGCTAAGACGGAAGCTGAACTGGAAGAAGTAGGCACCGTCCTACAAGTTGGTGATGGTGTGGCCCGTATCTACGGACTATCCCAAGCTCAATCTGGTGAATTGCTAGAGTTCGAAAACGGACTTAAAGCAATGGTACTTAACCTAGAAGAAGACAATGTAGGTGCGGTACTTTTCGGTGACTCCAAAGAAGTAAAAGAAGGAGACACCGTTAAAAGAACCAAGCAAATTGCGTCTATCAAAGCAGGTGAAGGTATGTTGGGCCGGGTAGTAGATACTCTTGGTCAACCAATTGACGGAAAAGGCCCTATCGAAGGAGACCTTTACGATATGCCATTGGAGCGTAAAGCACCAGGTGTAATCTATCGTCAGCCAGTAAATGAGCCACTTCAGACAGGTATCAAATCTATCGATGCGATGATTCCGATCGGTAGAGGACAGCGGGAATTGATCATTGGTGACCGTCAGACAGGTAAAACTGCCGTGGCCATCGATACCATTCTTAACCAAAAAGAATTTTATGATAAGGGAGAGCCGGTATTCTGTATCTACGTAGCGATTGGCCAGAAGGCCTCTACCGTGGCAGGTGTGGTAGCCGCTTTGGAAAAAGGTGGTGCTCTTCCGTATACCGTGGTGGTGTCTGCTGCCGCTTCAGAACCTGCTCCAATGCAGTTCTTTGCACCATTTACCGGTGCTGCCATTGGTGAGTTTTTCCGTGACACCGGTCGTCCTGCCTTGGTGGTTTATGATGACCTTTCCAAGCAGGCCGTAGCTTACCGTGAAGTATCCCTATTGTTGAGAAGACCTCCAGGACGTGAGGCATACCCAGGGGATGTATTCTATCTTCACTCAAGATTGTTGGAAAGAGCCGCTAAGATCAACTCTTCTGACACCATTGCCAAGGAAATGAATGATCTTCCTGAATCCCTTAAGCCCTTGGTGAAAGGCGGTGGATCCTTGACAGCACTTCCGATTATCGAAACCCAAGCAGGTGACGTATCTGCCTATATTCCTACAAATGTGATCTCCATTACGGATGGTCAGATTTTCTTGGAAACCAACCTCTTTAACTCGGGTATTCGTCCGGCGATTAACGTGGGTATTTCCGTATCAAGGGTAGGAGGTAGTGCCCAGATCAAATCCATGAAAAAGGTTTCCGGTACCTTGAAGCTTGATCAAGCACAGTTCCGTGAACTAGAAGCTTTTGCCAAGTTTGGTTCTGACCTTGATGCGACGACAAAGCGGACCATCGAGAGGGGTAGAAGAAACCAAGAAATCCTTAAGCAAGCACAATATTCTCCTGTAAAGGTAGAATTGCAAGCGGCGATTATCTATGCTTCTACCAAAGGGTTGATGGACAGCGTGCCCGTAGAAAGAGCAAGGGAATTTGAGAAAGAATTCTATACATTGCTTACCTCCCAATACCAAGAGGCCATCACTGCCTTGGCCAAGGGAGATTTGGATACAGCTGGTAAATTACTTGAAAAAGCAGCTAAAGAACTTACACCTAAGTACGCAAAATAA